One window from the genome of Nomascus leucogenys isolate Asia chromosome 12, Asia_NLE_v1, whole genome shotgun sequence encodes:
- the SCAMP3 gene encoding secretory carrier-associated membrane protein 3 isoform X2, which produces MAQSRDGGNPFAEPSELDNPFQPPPAYEPPAPAPLPPPSAPSLQPSRKLSPTEPKNYGSYSTQASAAAATAELLKKQEELNRKAEELDRRERELQHAALGGTATRQNNWPPLPSFCPVQPCFFQDISMEIPQEFQKTVSTMYYLWTCSTLALLLNFLACLASFCVETNNGAGFGLSILWVLLFTPCSFVCWYRPMYKAFRSDSSFNFFVFFFIFFVQDVLFVLQAIGIPGWGFSGWISALVVPKGNTAVSVLMLLVALLFTGIAVLGIVMLKRIHSLYRRTGASFQKAQQEFAAGVFSNPAVRTAAANAAAGAAENAFRAP; this is translated from the exons ATGGCTCAGAGCAGAGACGGCGGAAACCCGTTCGCCGAGCCCAGCGAGCTTGACAACCCCTTTCAG CCACCACCAGCGTATGAgcctccagcccctgccccatTGCCTCCACCCTCAGCTCCCTCCTTGCAGCCCTCGAGAAAGCTCAGCCCCACAGAACCTAAGAACTATGGCTCATACAGCACTCAG GCCTCAGCTGCAGCAGCCACAGCTGAGCTGCTAAAGAAACAGGAGGAGCTCAACCGGAAAGCAGAGGAGTTGGACCGAAGGGAGCGAGAGCTGCAGCATGCTGCCCTGGGAggcacagcta CTCGACAGAACAATTGGCCCCCTCTACCTTCTTTTTGTCCAGTTCAGCCCTGCTTTTTCCAGGACATCTCCATGGAGATCCCCCAAGAATTTCAGAAGACTGTATCCACCATGTACTACCTCTGGACGT GCAGCACGCTGGCTCTTCTCCTGAACTTCCTTGCCTGCCTGGCCAGCTTCTGTGTGGAAACCAACAATGGCGCAGGCTTTGGGCTTTCTATCCTCTGGGTCCTCCTTTTCACGCCCTGCTCCTTTGTCTGCTGGTACCGCCCCATGTATAAGGCTTTCCG gAGTGACAGTTCATTCAATTTCTtcgttttcttcttcattttcttcgtCCAGGATGTGCTCTTTGTCCTGCAGGCCATTGGTATCCCAGGTTGGGGATTCAG CGGCTGGATCTCCGCTCTGGTGGTGCCGAAGGGCAACACAGCAGTATCCGTGCTCATGCTGCTGGTCGCCCTGCTCTTCACTGGCATTGCTGTGCTAGGAATTGTCATGCTGAAACGG ATCCACTCCTTATACCGCCGCACAGGTGCCAGCTTTCAGAAGGCCCAGCAAGAATTTGCTGCTGGTGTCTTCTCCAACCCTGCGGTGCGAACCGCAGCTGCCAATGCAGCCGCTGGGGCTGCTGAAAATGCCTTCCGGGCCCCGTGA
- the SCAMP3 gene encoding secretory carrier-associated membrane protein 3 isoform X3 has product MAQSRDGGNPFAEPSELDNPFQASAAAATAELLKKQEELNRKAEELDRRERELQHAALGGTATRQNNWPPLPSFCPVQPCFFQDISMEIPQEFQKTVSTMYYLWTCSTLALLLNFLACLASFCVETNNGAGFGLSILWVLLFTPCSFVCWYRPMYKAFRSDSSFNFFVFFFIFFVQDVLFVLQAIGIPGWGFSGWISALVVPKGNTAVSVLMLLVALLFTGIAVLGIVMLKRIHSLYRRTGASFQKAQQEFAAGVFSNPAVRTAAANAAAGAAENAFRAP; this is encoded by the exons ATGGCTCAGAGCAGAGACGGCGGAAACCCGTTCGCCGAGCCCAGCGAGCTTGACAACCCCTTTCAG GCCTCAGCTGCAGCAGCCACAGCTGAGCTGCTAAAGAAACAGGAGGAGCTCAACCGGAAAGCAGAGGAGTTGGACCGAAGGGAGCGAGAGCTGCAGCATGCTGCCCTGGGAggcacagcta CTCGACAGAACAATTGGCCCCCTCTACCTTCTTTTTGTCCAGTTCAGCCCTGCTTTTTCCAGGACATCTCCATGGAGATCCCCCAAGAATTTCAGAAGACTGTATCCACCATGTACTACCTCTGGACGT GCAGCACGCTGGCTCTTCTCCTGAACTTCCTTGCCTGCCTGGCCAGCTTCTGTGTGGAAACCAACAATGGCGCAGGCTTTGGGCTTTCTATCCTCTGGGTCCTCCTTTTCACGCCCTGCTCCTTTGTCTGCTGGTACCGCCCCATGTATAAGGCTTTCCG gAGTGACAGTTCATTCAATTTCTtcgttttcttcttcattttcttcgtCCAGGATGTGCTCTTTGTCCTGCAGGCCATTGGTATCCCAGGTTGGGGATTCAG CGGCTGGATCTCCGCTCTGGTGGTGCCGAAGGGCAACACAGCAGTATCCGTGCTCATGCTGCTGGTCGCCCTGCTCTTCACTGGCATTGCTGTGCTAGGAATTGTCATGCTGAAACGG ATCCACTCCTTATACCGCCGCACAGGTGCCAGCTTTCAGAAGGCCCAGCAAGAATTTGCTGCTGGTGTCTTCTCCAACCCTGCGGTGCGAACCGCAGCTGCCAATGCAGCCGCTGGGGCTGCTGAAAATGCCTTCCGGGCCCCGTGA
- the SCAMP3 gene encoding secretory carrier-associated membrane protein 3 isoform X1, translating into MAQSRDGGNPFAEPSELDNPFQDPAVIQHRPSRQYATLDVYNPFETREPPPAYEPPAPAPLPPPSAPSLQPSRKLSPTEPKNYGSYSTQASAAAATAELLKKQEELNRKAEELDRRERELQHAALGGTATRQNNWPPLPSFCPVQPCFFQDISMEIPQEFQKTVSTMYYLWTCSTLALLLNFLACLASFCVETNNGAGFGLSILWVLLFTPCSFVCWYRPMYKAFRSDSSFNFFVFFFIFFVQDVLFVLQAIGIPGWGFSGWISALVVPKGNTAVSVLMLLVALLFTGIAVLGIVMLKRIHSLYRRTGASFQKAQQEFAAGVFSNPAVRTAAANAAAGAAENAFRAP; encoded by the exons ATGGCTCAGAGCAGAGACGGCGGAAACCCGTTCGCCGAGCCCAGCGAGCTTGACAACCCCTTTCAG GACCCAGCTGTGATCCAGCACCGACCCAGCCGGCAGTATGCCACGCTTGACGTCTACAATCCTTTTGAGACCCGGGAG CCACCACCAGCGTATGAgcctccagcccctgccccatTGCCTCCACCCTCAGCTCCCTCCTTGCAGCCCTCGAGAAAGCTCAGCCCCACAGAACCTAAGAACTATGGCTCATACAGCACTCAG GCCTCAGCTGCAGCAGCCACAGCTGAGCTGCTAAAGAAACAGGAGGAGCTCAACCGGAAAGCAGAGGAGTTGGACCGAAGGGAGCGAGAGCTGCAGCATGCTGCCCTGGGAggcacagcta CTCGACAGAACAATTGGCCCCCTCTACCTTCTTTTTGTCCAGTTCAGCCCTGCTTTTTCCAGGACATCTCCATGGAGATCCCCCAAGAATTTCAGAAGACTGTATCCACCATGTACTACCTCTGGACGT GCAGCACGCTGGCTCTTCTCCTGAACTTCCTTGCCTGCCTGGCCAGCTTCTGTGTGGAAACCAACAATGGCGCAGGCTTTGGGCTTTCTATCCTCTGGGTCCTCCTTTTCACGCCCTGCTCCTTTGTCTGCTGGTACCGCCCCATGTATAAGGCTTTCCG gAGTGACAGTTCATTCAATTTCTtcgttttcttcttcattttcttcgtCCAGGATGTGCTCTTTGTCCTGCAGGCCATTGGTATCCCAGGTTGGGGATTCAG CGGCTGGATCTCCGCTCTGGTGGTGCCGAAGGGCAACACAGCAGTATCCGTGCTCATGCTGCTGGTCGCCCTGCTCTTCACTGGCATTGCTGTGCTAGGAATTGTCATGCTGAAACGG ATCCACTCCTTATACCGCCGCACAGGTGCCAGCTTTCAGAAGGCCCAGCAAGAATTTGCTGCTGGTGTCTTCTCCAACCCTGCGGTGCGAACCGCAGCTGCCAATGCAGCCGCTGGGGCTGCTGAAAATGCCTTCCGGGCCCCGTGA